A genomic window from Spiroplasma helicoides includes:
- a CDS encoding DegV family protein — MSKVAIIIDSASGVKDLSKYKDTYLVPLLIVKENGSSIDDDENFGAEQFEPLFEEQILKTSQCITGVMLEKWDNLLKEYDHIICLLISKGLSGQYSTFKVISQSDEYGYKGRVHVVDTNGVSMILERQVMLAQKLLGMGKTVEETCQIIEDKYANIKGYIIPRKLDQLVRGGRISKAAAKMAKMLKITPILSYTGEIDKEGKTRTFKKAVATALDKVLTHLPKNYVLDVTYSKCDSELLNDVIKLIEERNIKIGLAVPMPYTIVCHTGYETFGFLPDEVYEED, encoded by the coding sequence ATGAGCAAAGTAGCAATAATTATTGATTCCGCCTCAGGAGTTAAAGATCTATCAAAATATAAAGATACTTACTTAGTGCCTTTACTAATCGTCAAAGAAAATGGTTCTTCAATTGATGATGATGAAAATTTTGGAGCAGAACAATTTGAACCTTTATTTGAAGAACAAATACTAAAAACTTCACAGTGCATAACTGGTGTTATGCTAGAAAAATGAGATAACTTGTTAAAAGAGTATGATCATATTATTTGTTTATTAATCTCAAAAGGATTATCCGGACAATATAGCACATTCAAGGTTATTTCGCAAAGTGATGAATATGGTTATAAAGGTAGAGTTCATGTGGTTGATACAAATGGTGTAAGTATGATTCTTGAAAGACAAGTGATGTTGGCTCAAAAACTATTAGGAATGGGAAAAACAGTTGAAGAAACTTGTCAAATAATTGAAGATAAATATGCAAATATAAAAGGATATATAATTCCAAGAAAATTAGATCAGTTAGTAAGAGGTGGTCGAATTTCAAAGGCTGCTGCAAAAATGGCTAAGATGCTTAAAATTACACCAATTCTTTCTTATACAGGAGAAATTGATAAAGAAGGAAAAACAAGAACTTTTAAAAAAGCTGTTGCAACGGCTTTAGATAAAGTTTTAACACATTTACCCAAAAACTATGTTTTGGATGTTACATATTCAAAATGTGATTCTGAGCTATTAAATGATGTTATAAAACTTATTGAAGAAAGAAATATTAAAATAGGATTGGCTGTGCCAATGCCTTATACAATTGTGTGTCACACTGGGTATGAAACATTTGGTTTTTTACCAGATGAAGTATATGAAGAAGACTAA
- a CDS encoding helix-turn-helix domain-containing protein produces MANHKGNKSTILDLNTKKELVNKHFNEHISYKELSVIYNISYSAARRMCIDWEIYGEAALISKTGKHNKHNGKIKINSKDPKDKKIAELNKKLKWLEMENEVLKKFNELMEDSEKE; encoded by the coding sequence ATGGCAAATCATAAAGGCAACAAATCAACAATTTTAGACTTAAATACCAAAAAAGAGCTGGTGAATAAACATTTCAATGAGCATATCTCTTACAAAGAATTATCAGTGATATATAATATTTCTTATTCAGCGGCTAGAAGGATGTGTATAGATTGAGAAATTTATGGAGAAGCTGCACTTATTTCTAAAACCGGAAAGCACAACAAGCACAATGGTAAAATTAAGATCAATTCAAAAGATCCAAAAGATAAAAAAATAGCAGAATTAAATAAAAAATTAAAATGGCTAGAAATGGAGAATGAAGTTTTAAAAAAGTTCAATGAACTAATGGAGGATTCAGAAAAAGAGTAA
- a CDS encoding IS3 family transposase, with protein MARNGEWSFKKVQWTNGGFRKRVINYYKTIEKYKNKYTVLSLCELFKITRASYYRWCCKGKPEYDLKIDMNLALKVKNIFTNNNGIYGSPRIRIVLNNQGLEVSQTKVARIMKIFKLYSIIRVKKMYRKPKEIKIITHGPNYVNRNWSIFLKNECWVTDVSYIPLNKKYAYLSIIKDANTGFIVGHKLSLKNDIELYRKTLEKASFYRKDLSKKLIIHSDNGNQYTSIFAKRYAKRNNIIISLSRPGNSIDNAMCETFFSSLKEEWKQKLKQNNFVNLEKSIDNYIEFYNYERIMIKHKTPPAYVYLNLTQNKKNVSNYVETFL; from the coding sequence ATGGCTAGAAATGGAGAATGAAGTTTTAAAAAAGTTCAATGAACTAATGGAGGATTCAGAAAAAGAGTAATAAATTACTATAAAACCATAGAGAAATATAAAAATAAGTACACTGTTTTATCATTATGTGAACTATTTAAAATTACAAGAGCAAGTTATTATAGATGATGCTGTAAAGGTAAACCAGAATATGATTTAAAAATTGATATGAATCTAGCTCTTAAAGTTAAAAATATTTTTACAAATAATAATGGAATATATGGGTCACCCAGAATTAGAATTGTTCTAAATAATCAAGGTTTGGAGGTAAGTCAAACCAAAGTAGCCAGAATTATGAAAATATTCAAATTATATTCAATTATAAGGGTAAAAAAAATGTATAGAAAGCCAAAAGAAATTAAAATAATTACACATGGTCCAAATTACGTCAATAGAAACTGATCAATATTTTTAAAAAACGAATGTTGAGTAACTGATGTTTCTTATATACCTTTGAATAAAAAGTACGCTTATTTAAGCATTATTAAAGATGCTAATACTGGTTTTATTGTTGGTCATAAATTATCACTTAAAAATGATATTGAACTATATAGAAAAACGCTTGAAAAGGCTTCTTTTTACAGAAAAGATTTATCTAAAAAGCTTATAATTCATTCTGACAATGGCAATCAATATACTTCTATATTTGCAAAAAGATATGCTAAAAGAAATAATATTATAATTTCGTTATCTAGACCAGGTAATTCTATAGATAATGCGATGTGTGAAACTTTCTTTTCATCATTAAAAGAAGAATGAAAACAAAAACTAAAACAAAATAACTTTGTAAATTTAGAAAAATCAATTGATAATTACATAGAATTTTATAATTATGAAAGAATAATGATAAAACATAAAACACCACCAGCCTATGTTTATTTAAATCTGACACAAAATAAAAAGAATGTTTCAAACTATGTTGAAACATTCTTATAA